The Lactobacillus sp. CBA3605 genome contains a region encoding:
- a CDS encoding PLP-dependent transferase, with protein MKKVRHQLQVETQLAQAGNRTDDAKTGAISAPIYLATAYRHAGLGQSTGFDYPREAQPTRCILEQTMATLEHGTAAWALSSGMAAIQLVFTLFKTGDRLIISDDLYGGSYRFFDLLHDHYQLNFSVWHGKSQSELATLIDDHTVAVWLETPSNPMMHVIDIAATAQTTKAHGLKLIVDNTFYTPLVQRPLDLGADIVVHSATKYLAGHNDILAGIVIAKQPADVDQLAFNLVTTGAVLDPFDAWLLLRSLKTLPLRLRQHEANAQALVKTLTANPQVDRVLYPGRGGMISFYLAETVEVDAFLRALKVISFAESLGGVESLITVPAVQTHKDLTPAQRQAKGITPNLLRLSTGIENVIDLKADLVQAIIAGTK; from the coding sequence ATGAAGAAAGTAAGGCATCAGTTACAAGTTGAAACGCAGTTAGCACAGGCTGGAAATCGAACGGATGACGCGAAAACCGGCGCAATTTCAGCGCCAATCTATTTGGCCACTGCCTATCGCCATGCGGGGTTAGGTCAATCGACGGGGTTTGATTATCCGCGAGAAGCGCAACCAACACGTTGTATTTTGGAACAGACGATGGCAACGTTAGAGCATGGGACGGCAGCTTGGGCGTTATCTTCTGGCATGGCAGCTATTCAGCTGGTCTTTACACTTTTTAAAACTGGCGATCGGCTCATTATTTCGGATGATTTGTATGGTGGGTCCTATCGTTTCTTTGATTTGTTACATGATCATTACCAGTTGAACTTTTCAGTATGGCATGGCAAAAGTCAATCTGAATTGGCCACTTTGATTGATGATCATACTGTCGCCGTATGGTTAGAAACGCCGTCTAACCCCATGATGCACGTGATTGATATTGCAGCGACGGCGCAGACGACTAAAGCACATGGCTTAAAATTAATTGTGGATAACACGTTTTATACCCCTTTGGTTCAACGGCCGTTGGATTTGGGTGCTGATATTGTAGTTCATTCAGCGACCAAATATTTAGCAGGGCATAATGATATATTGGCGGGAATTGTGATTGCGAAACAACCTGCTGATGTGGACCAATTAGCCTTTAATTTGGTGACGACCGGTGCGGTTTTAGATCCGTTTGATGCTTGGTTATTATTGCGTAGCTTGAAGACGTTGCCATTACGGTTACGTCAACATGAAGCGAATGCGCAGGCCTTAGTTAAAACCCTGACGGCTAATCCGCAGGTTGACCGTGTGCTATATCCGGGTCGAGGTGGGATGATTAGTTTTTATCTAGCTGAAACGGTTGAAGTTGATGCCTTTCTACGGGCCTTGAAAGTAATTTCATTTGCTGAAAGCTTGGGCGGTGTGGAGAGTCTAATCACGGTGCCGGCCGTGCAAACACATAAAGACTTAACCCCTGCGCAACGGCAAGCTAAAGGTATCACGCCCAATTTATTGCGATTATCCACAGGCATTGAAAATGTGATTGATTTAAAAGCGGACTTAGTACAGGCAATTATCGCAGGGACCAAATAG